In the [Clostridium] colinum genome, one interval contains:
- the dnaG gene encoding DNA primase — protein sequence MEIIDFMRYSDDIIEDIRFGNDIVEIINSYTPLKQRGNSYVGLCPFHKESTPSFSVSADKQLYHCFGCGASGTVFNFIMDIENYDFIDALKYLADRINYTLPEDNGSFDNKLSEEKQVLYEIHKIVAKKFYENLANPQAKIANDYLDFRGIKQNARIKFGLGYSLFKKNDIYIFLKEKGYNDDIILKSGLVVKNKDNTYFDRFFGRLMFPIIDVQGRVIGFGGRDLTNNKNTAKYLNSPDTPIFNKSYNLYSMNIAKNNKNKELILVEGYIDVISLYQIGITNVVASLGTAFNENHIKLLKKYANKVITLFDSDDAGIKATLRAIPILIQNGIYVKVAQVKDAKDPDEYIAKFGYNNFIKFLNNAKSYISFQIQEKLKEYNLNDPIQKVEFTKQVSTIISSLSSPVERDVFINEASQITSISKEAISQEITLILSSNNNIQKLSSKTPKQVVQNNKLDEARQSILYILATNINLYNKIKKYITPENFLDNLYVKLAKIIFEYNENNKPIYPAELTLKFNLPDEQKKISKVFMLKIDFSNSDKLEKIINDQIKIIKKAYFDKVILEDTNPENIQKALKEKKIFDNLYINI from the coding sequence ATGGAGATAATAGATTTTATGAGATATTCTGATGATATTATAGAAGATATTAGATTTGGTAATGATATAGTTGAAATTATAAATAGCTATACTCCCTTAAAGCAAAGAGGTAATTCATATGTAGGTTTATGTCCTTTTCATAAGGAGAGTACCCCCTCTTTTTCTGTTAGTGCCGATAAACAGCTTTACCATTGCTTTGGTTGTGGAGCTTCTGGCACTGTATTTAACTTTATTATGGATATAGAAAATTATGATTTTATAGATGCTTTAAAATATCTAGCAGATAGAATAAATTATACCTTACCAGAAGATAACGGTTCATTTGATAATAAACTGTCAGAAGAAAAGCAAGTTTTATACGAAATTCATAAAATAGTAGCGAAAAAATTTTATGAAAATTTAGCTAATCCACAAGCTAAAATAGCAAATGATTATCTAGACTTTCGTGGTATAAAACAAAATGCTAGGATAAAGTTTGGTCTTGGATATTCTTTGTTTAAAAAAAACGATATTTACATATTTTTAAAAGAAAAAGGATATAATGATGATATAATTTTAAAAAGTGGACTTGTTGTAAAAAATAAAGATAATACTTATTTTGATAGATTTTTTGGGCGACTTATGTTCCCTATAATAGATGTTCAAGGTAGAGTTATTGGATTTGGTGGAAGAGATTTAACAAATAATAAAAATACAGCTAAATATTTAAATTCACCTGATACTCCTATATTTAATAAAAGTTATAATTTATATAGTATGAATATTGCTAAAAACAATAAAAATAAAGAGTTAATATTAGTTGAAGGTTATATCGATGTTATTTCTCTTTATCAAATAGGTATAACAAATGTTGTAGCTTCTTTGGGTACTGCTTTTAATGAAAACCACATAAAATTATTAAAAAAATATGCTAATAAAGTTATTACATTATTTGATAGTGATGATGCAGGTATAAAAGCAACTCTTAGAGCTATCCCTATATTAATACAAAATGGTATATATGTAAAAGTTGCTCAGGTAAAAGATGCTAAAGATCCAGATGAATATATAGCAAAATTTGGTTATAATAATTTTATTAAATTTTTAAATAATGCAAAAAGCTACATATCTTTTCAAATTCAAGAAAAACTTAAAGAATATAACTTAAATGACCCTATACAAAAAGTAGAATTTACTAAACAAGTATCAACCATTATCTCATCTTTATCTAGCCCTGTGGAAAGAGATGTATTTATTAACGAAGCTAGTCAAATAACCTCAATTTCTAAAGAAGCTATATCTCAAGAAATAACTCTTATTTTATCATCTAATAATAATATACAAAAGCTATCTAGTAAAACACCAAAACAAGTTGTTCAAAATAATAAATTAGATGAAGCACGACAAAGTATATTATATATTTTAGCTACAAATATTAATCTATATAATAAAATAAAAAAATATATTACACCAGAAAATTTTTTGGATAATTTATATGTAAAACTTGCTAAAATTATATTTGAATATAATGAAAATAATAAACCTATATACCCTGCCGAACTAACTTTAAAATTTAATTTACCAGATGAGCAAAAAAAAATCTCTAAAGTTTTTATGCTAAAAATCGATTTTTCTAATAGTGATAAATTAGAAAAAATTATAAATGACCAAATTAAAATTATAAAAAAAGCCTATTTCGATAAAGTTATATTAGAAGATACAAATCCAGAAAATATCCAAAAAGCTTTAAAAGAAAAGAAAATATTTGATAATTTATATATTAATATTTAA
- a CDS encoding deoxyguanosinetriphosphate triphosphohydrolase, with translation MNIRLKKELLEDKNLSAFATKSKNSLGRYNIEKECDIRTCFQRDRDRIIHSKAFRRLMHKTQVFISPEGDHFRTRITHTLEVSQIARTIASSLFLNEDLTEAIALGHDLGHTPFGHLGEEVLNEILKDGFNHNEQSVRVVQKIEKNGNGLNLTKEVLDGILNHRGRCNPSTLEGKIVQISDKIAYINHDIDDAIRAGILKKSDLPRECLDTLGETPREIINFLIRDIIKNSANKNDIIMDKYVKSCMYKLRKFLFDNVYTSGVLAEERKNYKFMLKEIYEYYYNNFDKVPQEFTNICNTGESKERAICDYIAGMTDRYAIKIYEKLIIK, from the coding sequence ATGAATATTAGGTTAAAGAAAGAACTTTTAGAAGATAAAAATTTAAGCGCCTTTGCAACTAAAAGCAAAAATAGTTTAGGACGTTATAATATAGAAAAAGAATGTGATATAAGAACTTGTTTTCAAAGAGATAGAGATAGAATAATACATAGTAAAGCGTTTAGACGATTAATGCATAAAACACAAGTATTTATATCTCCAGAAGGAGATCACTTTAGAACAAGAATAACGCATACTTTAGAAGTTTCTCAAATAGCTAGAACAATAGCAAGTTCGTTATTTTTAAATGAAGATCTTACTGAAGCAATAGCACTAGGACACGACTTAGGTCATACACCATTTGGCCATTTAGGTGAAGAGGTTTTAAATGAAATTTTAAAAGATGGATTTAATCATAATGAGCAAAGTGTTAGAGTAGTACAAAAAATAGAAAAAAATGGTAATGGGTTAAATTTAACTAAAGAAGTTTTAGATGGTATTTTAAATCATAGAGGTAGATGTAATCCTTCTACATTAGAAGGAAAAATTGTTCAAATTTCTGATAAAATAGCATATATAAACCATGACATAGATGATGCTATAAGAGCTGGCATATTAAAAAAATCTGATTTACCTAGAGAATGTCTTGATACATTAGGAGAAACACCTAGAGAAATAATAAACTTTTTAATAAGAGATATAATAAAAAATAGTGCTAATAAAAATGATATTATTATGGATAAATATGTTAAGTCTTGTATGTATAAACTTAGAAAATTTTTATTTGATAATGTTTATACATCTGGTGTATTAGCAGAAGAAAGAAAAAATTATAAGTTTATGCTAAAAGAAATTTATGAATATTATTATAATAATTTTGATAAAGTTCCACAAGAATTTACAAATATTTGTAATACAGGAGAAAGTAAAGAACGCGCTATATGTGACTATATAGCTGGCATGACTGATAGATATGCTATAAAAATATATGAAAAATTAATTATAAAATAA
- a CDS encoding manganese efflux pump MntP, with protein MSTLEIIFISISLAMDAFAVSISNGILLNKIKIKYAIKFGIFFGTFQFIMPIIGYYLTNLLGDAILAFDHWIAFILLNIIGFKMIIETFKKDEENKICDDKNILSIKNLTILSIATSIDALAIGVSFSLIKVNIISSSLIIGFIAFVFSFLGVLIGKKLGNLLSKNAERFGGLILIFIGFKILIQHLTS; from the coding sequence ATGAGTACTTTAGAAATTATATTTATATCTATTAGTTTAGCTATGGATGCTTTTGCTGTTTCCATATCAAATGGTATACTATTAAATAAAATTAAAATAAAATATGCCATAAAATTTGGTATATTTTTTGGAACATTCCAATTTATTATGCCTATAATAGGATATTATTTAACTAATTTATTAGGAGATGCTATACTAGCTTTTGATCATTGGATAGCTTTTATATTATTAAATATAATAGGATTTAAAATGATAATAGAAACGTTTAAAAAAGATGAAGAAAATAAAATATGTGACGATAAAAATATCTTATCTATAAAAAATTTAACAATTTTATCAATAGCTACTAGTATAGATGCATTAGCTATTGGTGTTAGTTTTTCTTTAATAAAAGTTAATATAATAAGCTCTTCATTAATAATTGGATTCATAGCTTTTGTATTTTCTTTTTTAGGAGTTTTAATTGGTAAAAAACTTGGAAATTTATTATCTAAAAATGCTGAAAGATTTGGTGGTTTAATCCTTATTTTTATAGGATTTAAAATTTTAATACAACATTTAACAAGTTAA
- a CDS encoding DnaD domain protein produces MNKFENINSYFSFVPLYNDFIEKYMIKANSSFVVIYIFLLKCYINKEDIYLDKVSAKLNILASDIIKALDYWKSENIISYKQMQNKVEILFFPFKNDEINENNLKKSQNLNYKEDEITINSQKEDIQKIFRLAEKKFAKTLSYQDREILISLYENYGMSIEILAVLFTYCIENGKTNLKYIEKVAIDWCENNIDSIEKVEAYLKVYNNDFKTIMGFFGQSNRTPIKKEEDIMKIWLIDYKMPMKLIEEACTRTVLKTGKVSFEYANSILKDWKDKNITSLEEVKRLDSDYENSLKAKEEEKQKKLEQIYKNKISSNNNFNNYKTNKFVNYKQKEPDYELLKKIQLKALREEVGSND; encoded by the coding sequence ATGAATAAATTTGAAAATATAAATAGTTATTTTTCTTTTGTACCTCTATATAATGATTTTATAGAAAAATATATGATAAAAGCAAATTCAAGCTTTGTTGTAATATATATTTTTTTATTAAAATGTTATATTAATAAAGAGGATATATATTTAGATAAAGTATCAGCTAAACTAAATATATTAGCATCAGATATTATAAAAGCGTTAGATTATTGGAAATCTGAAAATATTATATCATATAAACAAATGCAAAATAAAGTAGAAATATTATTTTTTCCCTTTAAAAATGACGAAATTAATGAAAATAATTTAAAAAAATCACAAAATTTAAATTATAAAGAAGATGAAATTACTATTAATAGTCAAAAAGAAGATATTCAAAAAATTTTTAGATTAGCAGAAAAAAAATTTGCTAAAACACTTTCATATCAAGATAGAGAAATATTAATAAGTTTATATGAAAATTATGGTATGTCAATAGAGATTTTAGCTGTTTTATTTACATATTGTATAGAAAATGGAAAAACTAATCTTAAATATATAGAAAAAGTTGCTATTGATTGGTGTGAGAATAACATAGATTCTATAGAAAAAGTAGAAGCTTATTTAAAAGTATATAATAATGATTTTAAAACTATAATGGGATTTTTTGGTCAATCTAACAGAACTCCTATAAAAAAAGAAGAAGATATTATGAAGATATGGCTTATAGATTATAAAATGCCTATGAAACTTATAGAAGAAGCTTGTACAAGAACAGTATTAAAAACTGGTAAAGTTAGCTTTGAATATGCAAATTCTATATTAAAAGATTGGAAAGATAAAAATATTACTTCCTTAGAAGAAGTTAAAAGATTAGATAGTGATTATGAAAATTCTTTGAAGGCAAAAGAAGAAGAAAAACAAAAAAAATTAGAACAAATATACAAAAATAAGATATCTTCAAATAATAATTTTAATAACTATAAAACTAATAAATTTGTAAATTATAAACAAAAAGAACCAGATTATGAACTACTTAAAAAAATACAATTAAAGGCATTAAGAGAAGAGGTTGGAAGTAATGATTAG
- a CDS encoding ATP-binding protein, with product MISQMMHKEILSEYEKLSDESKKKLEIRKNICYKKCHRIKEIDEELNMTAIKISKAIINAKKEEKKEYIEEIKLLTENLKKEKERLMVENGFSKEYFDDIFECRKCKDTGFVNNEKCDCFKQKLINKAYNMSNLSEIIKTENFSKFSLDYYSKDLDEKNGISPYENMKLIIKRCTLFVEEFDEEFRNMVFYGETGLGKTFLCRSIAKDILDKGKTVLYVTAFNLFTIFEKEKFNKNSEDINKEILNFTRNADLLIIDDLGTEFITSLSTTELFDIINSRILNKKHTIISTNLSPDGLMSNYSGRIISRLYGEYDMFEFLGDDIRIMKKIKKNV from the coding sequence ATGATTAGCCAAATGATGCATAAGGAAATATTATCAGAATATGAAAAATTAAGCGATGAATCTAAAAAAAAACTAGAGATAAGAAAAAATATATGCTATAAAAAGTGTCATCGTATAAAAGAAATAGATGAAGAACTTAATATGACAGCTATTAAAATATCTAAAGCTATTATAAATGCAAAAAAAGAAGAAAAGAAAGAATATATAGAAGAAATAAAACTGTTAACAGAAAATCTAAAAAAAGAAAAAGAAAGGCTTATGGTAGAAAATGGGTTTTCTAAAGAATATTTTGATGATATTTTTGAGTGTAGAAAATGTAAAGATACTGGATTTGTAAATAATGAAAAGTGTGATTGTTTTAAACAAAAGCTGATAAACAAAGCCTATAATATGTCTAATTTATCTGAAATAATAAAAACTGAAAATTTTTCTAAATTTAGTTTAGATTATTACTCTAAAGATTTAGACGAAAAAAATGGAATTTCACCTTATGAAAATATGAAATTAATAATAAAAAGATGTACTTTATTTGTAGAAGAATTTGATGAAGAATTTAGAAATATGGTTTTTTATGGAGAAACTGGACTTGGAAAAACATTTTTATGTAGGTCTATAGCTAAAGATATTTTAGATAAAGGAAAAACTGTTTTATACGTTACAGCATTTAATTTATTTACTATATTTGAAAAAGAAAAATTTAATAAAAATAGTGAAGATATAAATAAGGAAATTTTAAATTTTACGAGAAATGCAGATTTATTAATAATAGACGATTTAGGAACAGAATTTATTACATCACTTTCTACAACAGAGCTTTTTGATATTATAAATAGCCGTATATTAAATAAAAAGCATACAATAATATCAACTAATTTATCTCCAGATGGTCTTATGTCAAATTATTCGGGAAGAATTATTTCTAGATTATATGGAGAATATGATATGTTTGAATTTTTGGGTGATGATATAAGAATAATGAAAAAAATAAAAAAGAATGTATAA
- a CDS encoding PrsW family intramembrane metalloprotease, whose product MEKLIYIALAPIVIILLTIYVKDKYEKEPVKLALTGTLYGIIISIPITFSEKYILNFAPQPTSIYYPFYISFIVASFVEETYKYIILKFLIWKNNNYNEPFDGILYAVYISLGFATIENILYVFNPVIGGMYTAISRAIFSIPAHAIFGVYMGYYLSKEKFFKFKIKMFSILVPILIHGLYDLLLFTDIKYSNIFFIIFFCYIVIISLKRVNEYIKISPFKNISL is encoded by the coding sequence ATGGAAAAATTAATATATATAGCACTTGCTCCTATAGTTATAATTTTATTAACTATATATGTTAAAGATAAATATGAAAAAGAACCAGTTAAATTAGCATTAACAGGTACATTATATGGTATTATAATATCTATACCTATAACTTTTAGTGAAAAATATATTTTAAATTTTGCACCACAACCAACATCTATATATTATCCTTTTTATATATCATTTATAGTAGCATCATTTGTAGAAGAAACATATAAATATATTATATTAAAATTTTTAATATGGAAAAATAACAATTATAATGAACCTTTTGATGGTATTTTATATGCTGTATATATTTCTCTTGGGTTTGCAACTATTGAAAATATTCTATATGTATTTAATCCAGTAATAGGAGGTATGTATACAGCTATATCTAGAGCTATTTTTTCTATACCAGCCCATGCTATATTTGGTGTGTATATGGGATATTATTTATCAAAAGAAAAATTTTTTAAATTTAAAATAAAAATGTTTTCTATATTAGTGCCTATACTCATACACGGTTTATATGATTTATTGTTATTTACCGATATTAAATATAGTAATATATTTTTTATAATATTTTTTTGTTATATAGTTATTATAAGTTTAAAAAGAGTTAATGAATATATAAAAATTTCACCTTTTAAAAATATATCTTTATAA
- a CDS encoding NUDIX hydrolase — MIEAISCGGVVIHRGKVLLLYKNQNGRYMGWVMPKGTVEEGETFKQTALREVKEETGVSAKIIKYIGKTVYTFRGGSDIINKTVHWYLMTTDSFYCKPQAEEFFVDAGYYKEHEAYYLLKFNDERQIMKRAYAEYMEHRKRFFTKNKNHIRRV, encoded by the coding sequence GTGATAGAAGCTATTAGTTGCGGAGGTGTTGTAATTCATCGTGGAAAAGTCTTATTGCTCTATAAAAATCAAAATGGGCGATATATGGGTTGGGTTATGCCAAAAGGTACTGTTGAAGAAGGCGAAACTTTTAAACAGACAGCACTTAGAGAAGTGAAAGAAGAAACAGGTGTTTCTGCTAAAATTATTAAATATATTGGCAAAACCGTTTATACCTTTAGAGGTGGCTCAGATATTATAAATAAAACAGTACATTGGTATCTTATGACTACAGATTCTTTTTATTGCAAGCCACAAGCAGAAGAATTTTTTGTTGATGCAGGATACTACAAAGAGCATGAGGCATATTATTTGCTTAAGTTTAATGATGAAAGGCAGATTATGAAGCGTGCTTATGCTGAATATATGGAGCATAGAAAAAGATTTTTTACCAAAAATAAAAATCATATAAGGAGGGTTTAA
- a CDS encoding helix-turn-helix transcriptional regulator yields the protein MKISLKAARVNANLTQQEVADKLKVSKHTIINWEKGKTNVGYAPLKVLSEIYNIEMENIFLG from the coding sequence ATGAAAATATCTTTAAAAGCAGCTAGAGTAAATGCTAACTTAACTCAACAAGAAGTAGCAGACAAATTAAAAGTAAGTAAACACACTATTATAAACTGGGAAAAAGGAAAAACAAATGTTGGTTATGCACCTTTAAAAGTTTTAAGTGAAATTTATAATATTGAAATGGAAAATATATTTTTAGGTTAA
- a CDS encoding terminase small subunit: MNEKQKLFCEYYIETSDVKIAAKKAGYMEKTGIKLLKNEKIKTYIEQSTKESNTENKNIAKSNEIIECLTKIMRGEENDNLDNKSSKGISVKEKLKAAELLGKMYSIFSPKQEKCEEQTVYILGDNLIEE, from the coding sequence TTGAATGAAAAACAAAAATTATTTTGTGAATATTATATAGAAACAAGTGATGTTAAAATTGCCGCTAAAAAGGCAGGATATATGGAAAAAACTGGAATAAAGTTATTGAAAAATGAAAAAATTAAAACTTATATTGAACAAAGCACAAAAGAGAGTAACACTGAAAACAAAAATATAGCTAAATCTAATGAAATTATAGAATGTCTTACTAAAATAATGCGTGGAGAAGAAAATGATAATTTAGATAATAAATCATCAAAAGGAATATCTGTTAAAGAAAAACTAAAGGCGGCAGAGTTACTTGGAAAAATGTATTCTATATTTTCTCCTAAACAAGAAAAATGTGAGGAGCAAACAGTTTATATTTTAGGAGATAATCTTATTGAAGAATAA
- a CDS encoding PBSX family phage terminase large subunit, translating into MDKKIYLPKIVGKGYKSYWNFKGRFRVCKGSRASKKSKTTALNFIVRMMKYKDANLLVVRKTYATLKDSCFAELSWAINTLGVTKFWECRTYPLEITYLPTNQKIYFRGLDDPLKITSITTQKGVLCWLWIEEAYEIDKEEDFEVLQESIRGNVPEGLFKQITLTFNPWNEKHWLKKRFFDCEKDKDILAITTNYLINEWLDEADIKMFESMKKNNPRRYQVAGLGEWGVSDGLVYENFIELSFNIQEIKKRNNVFAIFGLDFGYTNDPTALFCGLVDISLKEIYVFDELYKKSLTNFDIYNEILNMGYVKETIIADSAEPKSIEELRELGINRIRPAKKGKDSLNNGIQYIQGFKIIIHPKCKNFLNEICNYTWSKNEFGKPINRPIDDFNHLLDAMRYAIQSIKNYDRFSFK; encoded by the coding sequence ATGGATAAAAAAATTTATTTACCTAAAATAGTAGGAAAAGGATATAAATCTTATTGGAACTTTAAAGGGAGATTTAGAGTATGTAAAGGCTCTAGAGCAAGTAAAAAATCTAAAACAACTGCATTAAACTTTATTGTTAGAATGATGAAATATAAAGATGCAAATCTTTTAGTAGTTAGAAAAACTTATGCTACTCTTAAAGACAGTTGCTTTGCTGAACTTAGCTGGGCCATTAACACTCTTGGTGTTACCAAATTTTGGGAATGTAGAACATATCCACTTGAAATTACATATTTACCTACTAATCAAAAAATATATTTTAGAGGCTTAGATGACCCTTTAAAAATAACATCTATTACAACTCAAAAAGGTGTTTTATGTTGGCTATGGATAGAAGAAGCCTATGAAATAGACAAAGAAGAAGATTTTGAAGTTTTACAAGAGAGCATTAGAGGTAATGTACCAGAAGGGCTTTTTAAACAGATTACATTAACATTTAATCCTTGGAATGAAAAACATTGGTTAAAAAAAAGGTTTTTTGATTGTGAAAAAGATAAGGATATATTAGCTATTACTACTAATTATTTAATTAATGAATGGCTTGATGAAGCAGATATAAAAATGTTTGAAAGTATGAAAAAAAACAATCCACGAAGGTATCAAGTAGCTGGGCTTGGAGAGTGGGGAGTTAGTGATGGACTTGTATATGAAAATTTTATTGAATTATCATTTAATATTCAAGAAATTAAAAAAAGAAATAATGTATTTGCTATTTTTGGCTTAGATTTTGGATATACTAATGACCCTACAGCTTTATTTTGTGGGTTAGTAGATATTAGTCTTAAAGAAATTTATGTTTTTGACGAACTTTATAAAAAATCTTTAACAAATTTTGATATATATAATGAAATATTAAATATGGGATATGTTAAAGAAACTATTATAGCAGATTCGGCAGAGCCTAAAAGTATAGAAGAACTTAGAGAGCTTGGAATAAATAGAATAAGACCAGCTAAAAAAGGAAAAGATAGCTTAAACAATGGTATACAATATATACAAGGATTTAAAATAATTATACATCCTAAATGCAAAAACTTTTTAAATGAAATATGTAATTATACTTGGAGTAAGAATGAATTTGGTAAACCTATAAACAGGCCTATAGATGATTTTAACCATTTATTAGATGCTATGCGTTATGCTATACAATCTATAAAAAATTATGATAGATTTAGCTTTAAATGA
- a CDS encoding phage portal protein — MNLEYNFETDEINKIIYKFGNEKSFIDFLERNIINFLNSEERKNMIVGEQYYFGNHDILKRNRTIIGSDGNKEIIDNLPNNKIVDNQYARVVDQKNSYLLSKPITFYCEDELFIKNIEKIFDKSFYRLIKNIGEDAINCGISWIYIFFDEIGNIKFKKFKPYEILPIWADEEHTVLEYLLRIYDIEKYEQNKINIVTQVELYTKTGIQYYILHNQKLILDTSKGFKPYIYNSYNFPLSWDKIPVISFKFNSKEIPLIKRVKTLQDSLNTIRSDFMNNMQEDARNTILILKNYDGTNLAEFRKNLSEYGVVKVKTIDGSEGGVETLKINIDSNNYEVLAKAFKKAIIENARGYDCKDEKIGQNPNQMNIQSVYADIDLDASLMETEFQASFEMLFWFIKKYFSYILKKDFNNINIEVIFNKDILINETEAINNCIKSMDIISKETIISQHPWVSNIKQELNKINKQ; from the coding sequence ATGAACCTTGAATATAATTTTGAAACAGATGAAATAAACAAAATAATATATAAATTTGGTAATGAAAAGTCTTTTATTGATTTTTTAGAGAGAAATATAATAAACTTTTTAAACTCTGAAGAAAGAAAAAATATGATAGTTGGTGAACAATATTATTTTGGTAATCATGATATTTTAAAAAGAAATCGTACTATAATAGGTAGTGATGGAAATAAAGAAATAATAGACAATTTACCTAACAATAAAATTGTAGATAATCAATATGCCAGAGTTGTAGACCAAAAAAATAGTTATTTATTATCAAAGCCCATAACTTTTTATTGTGAAGATGAGTTATTTATTAAAAACATAGAAAAAATATTTGATAAATCTTTTTATAGGCTTATAAAAAATATAGGAGAAGATGCTATTAACTGTGGTATAAGTTGGATTTATATATTTTTTGATGAAATAGGAAATATAAAGTTTAAAAAATTTAAGCCTTATGAAATATTGCCTATTTGGGCCGATGAAGAGCACACTGTTTTAGAATATTTACTTAGAATATATGACATAGAAAAATATGAACAAAATAAAATAAATATAGTAACACAAGTTGAGTTATACACAAAAACAGGGATACAATACTATATTTTACATAATCAAAAATTAATATTAGATACTTCTAAAGGATTTAAACCTTATATATATAATTCTTATAACTTTCCGTTATCTTGGGATAAAATCCCTGTGATATCTTTTAAATTTAATTCTAAAGAAATTCCACTTATAAAAAGAGTAAAAACTTTACAAGATTCTTTAAATACCATAAGAAGTGATTTTATGAATAATATGCAAGAAGATGCTAGAAACACTATTTTAATTTTAAAAAATTATGACGGAACTAATTTAGCTGAATTTAGAAAAAATTTATCTGAATATGGCGTTGTAAAAGTTAAAACAATAGACGGCAGTGAAGGTGGCGTTGAAACATTAAAAATAAATATAGATAGCAACAACTATGAGGTGTTAGCTAAAGCATTTAAAAAGGCTATAATAGAAAATGCTAGAGGATATGATTGTAAAGACGAAAAAATAGGACAAAATCCTAATCAAATGAATATCCAAAGTGTATATGCCGATATTGACCTTGATGCTAGCCTTATGGAAACTGAATTTCAAGCATCATTTGAAATGTTATTTTGGTTTATTAAAAAATATTTTAGCTACATACTAAAAAAAGATTTTAATAATATTAATATAGAAGTTATTTTTAATAAAGATATTTTAATAAATGAAACAGAAGCTATTAATAATTGTATAAAATCTATGGATATTATATCTAAAGAGACTATTATTAGTCAACACCCGTGGGTATCTAATATAAAACAAGAATTAAACAAAATTAATAAACAATAA
- a CDS encoding phage scaffolding protein: MDVKQLVNFGLDEDKAKQIYSKIQKYIFEEVKNKTKEYENKILDLELNIIVERQLFMAGAKNIKATKALIDFDKLNNKNIDENLINEMIKELKNNEETKFLFFEQNNLQLKGFKPLETNLNNNTINRQMSYEELCRHYEKGIF, encoded by the coding sequence ATGGACGTTAAACAATTAGTTAATTTTGGTTTAGATGAAGATAAAGCTAAACAAATTTATAGTAAAATTCAAAAATATATTTTTGAGGAAGTTAAAAATAAAACTAAAGAATATGAAAATAAAATTTTAGATTTAGAGCTTAATATTATTGTTGAAAGACAGTTATTTATGGCTGGAGCTAAAAATATTAAGGCCACTAAAGCTTTAATAGATTTTGATAAACTTAACAACAAAAATATTGATGAAAATCTTATTAATGAAATGATAAAAGAACTTAAAAATAATGAGGAAACTAAATTTTTATTTTTTGAACAAAATAATCTACAATTAAAAGGGTTTAAACCATTAGAAACAAATTTAAACAACAATACAATAAATAGACAAATGAGCTATGAAGAACTTTGTAGACATTATGAAAAAGGTATTTTTTAG